Genomic window (Neorhizobium galegae bv. orientalis str. HAMBI 540):
TCCGGAAGGTGCGACCTATGGGTATGTGCTGAAATCAACCTCCGACGAGCGGTTGAAGCTGGCGCTGCGCGGCGTCTTCATGGAGTCGCAATGCGTTATCGACCGCGAGGTGCGTGGCATCCAGCAGAAGAGCCTCGGCAATGCGCATGGTTTAAGCGATGCGGAATACGAAATCCTGGTGGATGTGGCGCTCGGCCTGACCGATAAAGCGATCGCCCAGCGCAAAAGGCTTTCGCTGCGGAGCGTCCAGAACCGTCTCCAGCAGCTTTATGAAAAGCTGGATGTCTACGAAGTGCCGGGCGACGGACCGGAGGGCTGGTATAACCTGCGCATGCGGGCAGTCGCCGTGGCACTGCTTCGCAAGGTGCTGAACGCCAGCGCGCTCGAAAGGGCCGAACGCGAATTGCGCAATTCCGGCGGGAATTAAGTGGCGAGGCGGCGGCCCCGCCTTTCACCGAGTGCCAGGCTTTGACGTGCCCTCCAGCAAATCCGCTTCATCGGCAACAATCGA
Coding sequences:
- a CDS encoding response regulator transcription factor, translated to MRVLIIEDDPLHRSYLHEAVRAALPECDTILEAENGHTGEVQARQSRAEHVVMDLQMSERNGIEAARTIWRERPDTKILFWSNYSDEAYVRGVARIVPEGATYGYVLKSTSDERLKLALRGVFMESQCVIDREVRGIQQKSLGNAHGLSDAEYEILVDVALGLTDKAIAQRKRLSLRSVQNRLQQLYEKLDVYEVPGDGPEGWYNLRMRAVAVALLRKVLNASALERAERELRNSGGN